From a region of the Halorubrum sp. BV1 genome:
- a CDS encoding 30S ribosomal protein S17: MAIGIDVPTPPEPDNPEDYDYEKCPFYGQLSVRGQTREGTVVSTDMEKTVIVEREYDVFVPKYDRYMKRRSRIPAHVPGVLEPLEVGDEVTIAETRPLSKTKSHVVVENLTGDL; encoded by the coding sequence ATGGCGATAGGAATCGACGTACCCACGCCTCCGGAGCCAGACAACCCGGAGGATTACGACTACGAGAAGTGCCCGTTCTACGGGCAGCTCTCCGTCCGCGGCCAGACCCGTGAGGGAACGGTCGTGTCGACGGACATGGAAAAGACCGTCATCGTCGAGCGAGAATACGACGTGTTCGTACCGAAATACGACCGGTACATGAAGCGTCGCTCGCGCATCCCGGCTCACGTGCCGGGCGTGCTCGAGCCGCTCGAAGTCGGTGACGAAGTGACGATCGCGGAGACGCGACCGCTCTCGAAGACGAAGTCTCACGTCGTCGTCGAGAACCTGACGGGTGATCTGTGA
- a CDS encoding ribonuclease P protein component 1, producing the protein MISPDNVVRHELVGLPVRVVDADSDAHVGVAGRVSSETFGTLVVRTESGDKRVPKSGATFEFGVVDRPTVHTDEAADDCQSSGSASQLGSDTTGVRPRQSGPSGSTGVVDGDDAGPASRQGECKDVVYATVDGDRLRYRPAERTERGVTQWR; encoded by the coding sequence ATGATCTCTCCCGACAACGTCGTACGGCACGAACTCGTCGGCCTCCCGGTTCGGGTGGTCGACGCCGACAGCGACGCCCACGTTGGCGTCGCCGGTCGCGTGTCGTCCGAGACGTTCGGCACCCTCGTGGTCCGAACGGAGTCGGGGGACAAACGCGTGCCCAAGTCGGGCGCGACGTTCGAGTTCGGTGTCGTCGATCGACCGACCGTTCACACAGATGAAGCCGCCGACGACTGCCAGTCGTCGGGGTCTGCGTCCCAACTCGGGTCGGATACTACGGGGGTTCGCCCCCGTCAGTCTGGCCCGTCCGGATCCACGGGCGTCGTCGACGGTGACGACGCGGGTCCGGCGAGCCGACAGGGCGAGTGCAAAGACGTGGTCTACGCGACGGTGGATGGCGATCGGTTGCGGTATCGACCCGCCGAACGCACCGAACGAGGTGTCACACAATGGCGATAG
- the rpmC gene encoding 50S ribosomal protein L29 → MAILYTEEIRDMTAAERQVELEELETELLNSKAQRAAGGMPESPGRVKELKKTIARIKTIQQEEGDFDDE, encoded by the coding sequence ATGGCGATCCTCTACACCGAGGAGATCCGCGACATGACCGCGGCAGAGCGGCAGGTCGAACTCGAGGAACTCGAGACCGAACTGCTCAACTCGAAGGCCCAGCGGGCTGCAGGCGGGATGCCCGAGAGCCCCGGTCGCGTCAAGGAGCTGAAGAAGACGATCGCGCGGATCAAGACGATCCAGCAGGAAGAAGGCGACTTCGACGACGAATAA
- a CDS encoding 30S ribosomal protein S3 translates to MADEHQFIEDGLRRSQINEFFADELGRAGYGGMDVAQTPMGTQIVLKAEKPGMVIGKGGKNIRKITTELEDRFDMDDPQIDVQEVDEPDLNAQIVADRLANALERGWYFRKAGHTTIDRIMDAGALGAEIVLSGKVTGARSRVEKFNRGYIKHNGEPAEEVVDHGQGVAVMKLGTIGVNVKIIPPGAQLPDDFDIREDAEVPEVEQAAVDADEGVESLLEEEPEEVPDVGADEDVDVPDEDPAEVIDEEVVEEVVEETQDTATDATDVAAEEPVGDADADDIDELDEEIEEEAADLVAEMEAADEDEEDE, encoded by the coding sequence ATGGCAGACGAACACCAATTCATCGAGGACGGCCTGCGCCGTTCACAGATCAACGAGTTCTTCGCGGACGAACTCGGCCGCGCCGGCTACGGCGGCATGGACGTCGCTCAGACGCCGATGGGGACGCAGATCGTCCTGAAGGCCGAAAAGCCCGGCATGGTGATCGGGAAGGGCGGGAAGAACATCCGCAAGATCACCACCGAGTTAGAGGACCGCTTCGACATGGACGACCCGCAGATCGACGTTCAGGAGGTCGACGAGCCCGACCTGAACGCCCAGATCGTCGCGGACCGTCTCGCGAACGCCCTCGAACGCGGTTGGTACTTCCGGAAGGCCGGACACACGACTATCGACCGCATCATGGACGCCGGCGCACTGGGCGCCGAGATCGTGCTGAGCGGGAAGGTCACCGGGGCGCGCTCGCGCGTCGAGAAGTTCAACCGCGGCTACATCAAGCACAACGGCGAGCCCGCAGAGGAGGTCGTCGACCACGGCCAGGGCGTCGCGGTGATGAAGCTCGGGACGATCGGCGTCAACGTGAAGATCATCCCGCCGGGTGCACAGCTCCCGGACGACTTCGACATCCGCGAGGACGCCGAGGTCCCAGAGGTCGAGCAGGCGGCGGTCGACGCCGACGAGGGCGTCGAATCTCTTCTCGAAGAGGAGCCCGAGGAGGTCCCCGATGTCGGTGCCGACGAGGACGTCGACGTGCCCGACGAGGACCCTGCCGAGGTCATCGACGAGGAAGTCGTCGAGGAAGTCGTCGAGGAGACGCAGGACACGGCCACGGACGCGACCGACGTCGCCGCCGAGGAACCGGTCGGCGACGCAGACGCGGACGACATCGATGAGCTTGACGAAGAGATAGAAGAGGAGGCCGCAGACCTCGTCGCAGAGATGGAAGCGGCCGACGAAGACGAGGAGGACGAATAA